In Streptomyces rapamycinicus NRRL 5491, the genomic stretch CACCGGTGCTTCGGCGCTCCGTGGGCTCGGCGCGGCCTTGTCGGTGGCGCGGAGCTCGGCCCGCGCACTGGCCGGGCCGGTGGACAGCATGGACAGGATGAGGCCGACGGCGGCGAGGACGACACCCGGTCCTCGCCAGCGGCCGAGGACGCGCCGTAACGGCGGGAAGCGCGGGGGTGTAGGCGACATGACTCTCCTTTCCGTGCGCACACGGGAAGAGCGAAAGAGCGGGAGAGGGAGCCCAGCGGTGTGGTCACGCGGGGCCGTCGGGAGAGCGCTCTCAGAGAGCGTTGCCGCGGACGTTAAAGGTGACTCAGGTCACTGTCAAGAGTCCGCGGCAACGACGAGTCCGTTGTCGCCTTCGAGCCCGTGGGGTTCCGATCAGTCCGTGGAGTCGAGCTCGGCCCGCTCGGTCGCGAGCGAGTGAATGAGCAGCAGCACGATCCCGGAGATCAGAAAGACGCGGGTGGCGGCCTCCAGCCCGTTCCACTGCTTGGACTGCCACATGGCGAACCACTCGCCGCCGATGGCGATGAACCCGGCGCCGAACAGCAGCATCAGCATCAACAGCCCCACGGTGCTGGCCTGACGGGCGCGGCGGACGCCGCCTCCGCGCAATCCCGCGCCCCACATGGCCGTCGCGGCGAGGAGGACCAGGGCGGCGACGCTCTCCCAGACGATGATGGCGACGTAGGCGGTGTCCTGGAGCGCGGTGGACTTGATGGCCCGCCACATCAGGTCGTCGTCCTTGAACGTGGTGTCCATCGCCAGGACATGGCGGACGAACTGCTGATTGCTGTCGAAGTCGGTGATGTTGCCGAGGGCGACAAGCGCGATGTACAGCGCGATCGTCCCGGTGAGCACTCCCGAGACGGCGGAGTAGGTGCGAGGGGAACGTATTCTGCCGGTGCGCTCGCTCACGATGACTCTGTCTCCCCGTTGTATTCCGTTGATCGGACCGAGCCGTAGCGTACAACTGTCTGGATCACGGCGGTCATGGACGCCGTAGGTGATGCGCTGCTGTGCCCTCCGGGATGGAGGTCCCGGAGGGCACGACGTGGTTTCCGCCGGAGCGTCAGCCGGTGAAGGTCAGCGAGGCGGTGGAGGACGACGGGCCGAAGC encodes the following:
- a CDS encoding DUF2165 domain-containing protein, whose product is MSERTGRIRSPRTYSAVSGVLTGTIALYIALVALGNITDFDSNQQFVRHVLAMDTTFKDDDLMWRAIKSTALQDTAYVAIIVWESVAALVLLAATAMWGAGLRGGGVRRARQASTVGLLMLMLLFGAGFIAIGGEWFAMWQSKQWNGLEAATRVFLISGIVLLLIHSLATERAELDSTD